One genomic window of Cricetulus griseus strain 17A/GY chromosome 3, alternate assembly CriGri-PICRH-1.0, whole genome shotgun sequence includes the following:
- the LOC100764894 gene encoding olfactory receptor 51G2 yields MAHSNHSSTFFFLTGLPGLEAVYVWLSIPLCIMYIASLAGNGLILWVVKSESSLHQPMYYFLSMLAVTDLGLSASTLPTMLTIYMMGIREVALDMCLAQLFFIHTFSIMESSVLLTMAFDRFVAISSPLRYGTILTNPRIASLGLAIVVRSIGLHIPAPIMLKKLPYCQKRQLSHSYCLHPDVMKLACTDTHINSAYGLFVVLSTLGVDSVLIVLSYALILHTVLSIASKTERLKALNTCVSHICSVLLFYTPMIGLSMIHRFGKWASPCSRVLLSYLHFLTPPVLNPVVYTIKTKQIRVKILRIFRSGGATIGDTQGH; encoded by the coding sequence ATGGCCCACTCCAACCACTCCAGCACCTTCTTCTTTCTGACTGGCCTCCCAGGCCTTGAGGCTGTGTATGTCTGGCTCTCCATTCCTCTGTGCATCATGTACATTGCCTCTCTGGCAGGAAATGGCCTGATTCTGTGGGTTGTAAAGTCAGAATCCTCCCTGCACCAGCCTATGTACTACTTTCTGTCCATGCTAGCAGTGACAGACTTGGGCCTGTCTGCCTCCACACTGCCCACCATGCTCACAATCTACATGATGGGTATCAGGGAGGTGGCATTAGACATGTGCCTTGCCCAGCTTTTCTTCATCCATACTTTCTCCATCATGGAGTCCTCTGTGCTGCTGACCATGGCCTTTGATCGTTTTGTGGCCATCAGCAGTCCGCTACGCTATGGCACCATCCTCACCAACCCTCGGATTGCCAGCTTGGGACTGGCCATTGTGGTTCGCAGCATTGGTCTCCATATCCCTGCCCCCATCATGCTGAAGAAGCTGCCTTACTGCCAGAAGCGCCAGCTTTCCCACTCTTACTGCCTGCATCCAGATGTTATGAAGCTGGCCTGTACTGACACCCACATCAACAGTGCCTATGGCCTCTTTGTGGTTCTCTCCACCCTGGGTGTGGACTCTGTGCTCATTGTTCTCTCCTACGCGCTGATCCTCCACACAGTGCTGTCAATTGCCTCCAAGACCGAGCGCCTCAAGGCCCTCAACACCTGTGTCTCCCATATCTGTTCTGTACTGCTATTCTACACACCTATGATTGGCCTGTCCATGATACACCGATTTGGCAAGTGGGCTTCCCCGTGCAGTCGTGTGTTGCTGTCTTATCTTCATTTTCTCACTCCGCCAGTGCTCAATCCAGTTGTTTATACCATAAAGACTAAGCAGATCCGAGTGAAGATTCTGCGCATCTTCCGGTCTGGTGGAGCAACCATTGGAGATACCCAGGGTCACTAA